The nucleotide window taaagatattatcattcattcttataatgtgacgtataggctactgtgactacaaataaacagaaacagactcgactgaataagcaggctattttcataagcgttaaaaataaataaataaaatagaaagtgtatttatgtgtgattaattttgagtcttgataaattaaatcaatatgatcaatgtatcacgtattctatagttaaaacatctttgtttttgaatttgaatatataacaaagcatgcaaacaaacggccgcttttatcatcttcgttttgtgatcgtgcatgttccagtgacttatttcttagttttctaataacttctctttgatggtgaaataatgaggttgcatgacgttgttctgagaggcgtgtaaagggcgtgttttagtgacgtgcagctgtgcttcaagctccactgtggaaaccctccgctactctggcctcggtgctactggcccggggctatgagccccacccggcccgctttaagccctggctcgcactggcccgacagtggaaatgcggctagtgaTGGCAgggtagaactgtttcagcagctcctgtggcggGCTGAATTtcttcagctggtgaaggaagtacaacctctgctgggcctttttaacaatggagtgtcccacttcaggtcctgagagatgctGGTAACCAGGtttctgaatgactccactgtcGTAACAGTGATTCGTTTgtatacagggagaagagcagtggtgagagaacacatccctgaggggcataAAACATAGTAAAACATTAACTTGATCAACTTTCATACAGGCTTATAAGAGGTGACGGGGAAGTTTTAGAAGAAATTGTCAGCAAGGACCGGCACAAGGACATCAACAAGGTGCGTCTTTAGGAACCAGTCGGttcatgttttgtaaatataggaaaaatatttcaatttgtcCTCATTCTTTCTTGTTTTTCACACAGAAAGCCACTAAGGGAGATGGTGATGCCTTCCAGAACAGATTGGGTATCAATAGGTAGCAAGTCCATGTCCGTTCAAAGCCTTCTCCTGCATTTCTACAAGAATTcaaccattttttttactttcttttatattCTTCCCCATTGAATATATGTTACAGAACCGAAAGGTTACAGAGCTGAACAATATTTAGTTTTGGCAGAAAATCCATTGTAACATTGCAACCAAATGAGGCTAACTAACCCATTCACGTCATCACTGTTTACTATTTGACTTTCTTTAAATTCAAAGCAGGAAGAGTCTTTATCTCGTATATCTGTTAATGAAGAAAGACTTTCTGAATGGCTAATTTATTTGTTAAGTCTGATAGTATTCATTACCACTGAAGCTCAGCATCTCTTAAATATCAGCCGATGGTATTACAGAGGACTGCtgcaacattaataaaatatctttCTTAAACATTATGttggttttctttctttaaaaaaggaTTGCATCAAAACTTAATTCActacattttgaatatatttgtagATAATATGTGCATTCATTTGACTTATTGACCCAATGCAATGGATCAGTCGGCACATGCAAGATTAAATTTAATGATCTTGTTGACTAAGATCCACTTTATACGTTCAGATCGGGGAACAAAAATAGGTGAGCAACATGAATTAAGTGGTACTTTTATACATTGTTTAATTAAACATAACTTCATCTTAACTGCTTTCAATATTTGATTCAATTACTTATGTAAGTTAGTGtactaataaatacaaatatacatttttgaactgTTTTAGTTAGATTGAAACTTTACACTTTCAGAGCATAACaatagtttttaattaaaggaacATTATTTCTCTAAATTAGAGGCTTTCAAacatttttgtcagctgaacgCCTTTGCCTAAATTATTTACTTGGACTACCCCCTGAGAATTATtttacatagttattgttattaaaaataaaatggcatGGAAATGATCACCGAAATGATCACAATTATCAATATTATCACTGTACTGTTCAATGttcaaaaaccataaaaaaaataaaaaatattgtttgggATACTTATAACATGTTGTGTACTAACATATActacatgtatataaataaagatttgacaaaaaatattgttttaagaaACGGACTACCttggaaataaaaattatttggacTGAATACAAATTGAAATACTACAAatggaattaaaaataaagttaaacgtaataacagtaaaaaaaaaacatctaggtgtctaaattacatttcacaaagaGTGGCCCACATCTGCATTCACCCTAATTATGtataaactaaataatttaatttaataacatcgCAAATTAATCTGACATTATATTTGGCTAACAAATTCCCCACAAGATATGATTTAAAGCCATCATTGTGTTAAATGAGGAAAGTAAAAAGTGGATAATtagctttagaaagaaatatttttgtttgaatcAACAGAATTTATTACACAAAATTTTGGCCACAAAGACCTTACATAAACGGTAGATTTGTCTTGCTTTTCTTGCATTGTTGGCACTGCACATGCTGGGGTTTTTCTTATGTTGGCAACTGCATAAGAATACTGgacttatttattattgtttacacaGTTCAGAATTATATAGTAATTGCGAGtttgatttataattaaattgatatgctaaatgttgtagatttattattattattaaaagcagTAACATAATAAAACGACAAGTCTAGgatcatttgattcatttaatcaGTCTGATATTATTTAACCACCtataatgtttatgtattttatttattattttattaaatctttattattgtcctgtttgtattgtatttttatatagttttgtaaaatgtatgattaagtattaatatttttaagtagcTGTGTCTCAGTCTCTAAGGACTTGACAGTTAGTACTTATGCTGGTATATATTGTTttggtaataaaaacaaaacagacgccagcccagtaggtggcggtatgaaCACAGTCCGTGGATAATCTAAAACTAGAAGAAGAAGTGATTCGTGAAGTTCATGTGTATGTAGTGCAACATTGCTGCATTATGCTGTGTATTTCTGTCAGATTAAGAGTTTTGTGTTAGTTTCATTTAGGGATGTAACTTGAATGCGCGTATTTGGTTTATATTCCGACCAGTATAATTGTGGCATTCTATGTAGCTCCAAGGGGAAACTTTGAAGGATGACTTCGCCTCTTTTAGTGCATCAGCGCCTTTCCTCTGCCTGGAGGCTGCTCTGGGGGTCACCGAACACAGCGACGAGCCTCATACCCCATCAGCCGTGGTCACGGGTAACGGGATGGCCGTGTGTTTTCGCTGCTGGTAAGAAATACCAAATTGACCTGCCAGTAGTCCACGAGGAAGACCTTGATGAACAGTTTGTTCGTGGATCTGGTCCTGGAGGACAAGCCACCAACAAAACCAGCAACTGCGTGGTGCTCAGACATATTCCCACGGGGATCGTCGTAAAGGTGAGTTCATTCAATAATTGATCATGATATACGTCATATTATGAATCAGATTTATAGTGTAAATAATTGAAATTTTCATGTAA belongs to Carassius auratus strain Wakin unplaced genomic scaffold, ASM336829v1 scaf_tig00215316, whole genome shotgun sequence and includes:
- the mtrfr gene encoding mitochondrial translation release factor in rescue: MTSPLLVHQRLSSAWRLLWGSPNTATSLIPHQPWSRVTGWPCVFAAGKKYQIDLPVVHEEDLDEQFVRGSGPGGQATNKTSNCVVLRHIPTGIVVKCHQTRSVDLNRKRAREILREKLEIVYKGEESELLKMKKESIQRKQEKRQKVNENMEKKRRFKEMLYSDKEDDKC